Proteins encoded by one window of Lycium barbarum isolate Lr01 chromosome 11, ASM1917538v2, whole genome shotgun sequence:
- the LOC132618911 gene encoding uncharacterized protein LOC132618911 — translation MVQKLHRYSIVIIYSYNPWHVMLCAGNWRACSNRDDVIVEISNDASRASSKLSTQSQAKELEDLRGLCVRMEYWERSLGAFEGFNLLEDKEADVVEREKHGIG, via the exons ATGGTGCAAAAGTTACACAGATACAGTATTGTTATCATTTACTCCTACAATCCATGGCATGTCATGTTGTGTGCTGGGAATTGGAGAGCATGCAGTAACAGAGAT GATGTAATAGTTGAGATCAGCAATGATGCAAGCCGAGCTTCATCAAAGCTTTCTACACAAAGCCAAGCTAAGGAGCTTGAGGACCTTCGAGGCTTATGCGTGAGGATGGAGTATTGGGAACGATCTTTGGGGGCATTTGAGGGATTCAACCTACTTGAAGACAAAGAAGCTGACGTAGTTGAAAGAGAGAAGCATGGGATCGGATAA